The DNA segment CTATCGTATAGTGCTATCGTCTGGCTTCTACGCTTATCTTCTAGCGATTAAACTAATTGTATAGTTGTcatcgcctatcgtgtagcttcatcgtctagcgcatcactTCACATCATTTAGCACCGCCtgcagctacacgatcgtctagcgcattaCTCAGCGCTCGCACATAGTTATCCGATCGTCCACTCAATGCCTTACGCTCATTATCTCGCTTTCTCCGCTCTCGCTCACACAGCCTCAACcatgagcaactcttggcaatgccttTTGCCAATGCTTCAACCAACCTGCGTCCAAACCTCACCATCTCTACGCATGGTAGCCCTTGGCTTCAAAGCTTAACTCTTTTTAACCTCTACAACTTAGCCTATCTCATCCATTAATATTTCCTAACATCAAATGCATGGTTCTTTTTTGActtcatacttagccaaatttctacTAGTTGAGGCTTGTATCAAAGCTAATCAAGGAAAAATCTAttcaatacttagaattttccttccCTTCAACATACGATTACActcatacttagttaattcccttaattacctgTTGAAATAGAGAAATtgaaatctgggtttcacatttacctcccacttaagaaaatttcatcCCCGAAATTTGATCATTACTGTAAACATTACTTTATTACTTATTTCAATATATCTACaagctttattttatttaagtagAGCTTATTTACAGGCATCCCTTTTCCACTACTATTCTAATACCAAAAGTGCTTCCACACTTGATTCCCTCTTAAACCACTGGCAGAACTATTTGTTGGGCATTCTTTACAGTGATGCCCTGGTTGCTCACACTTTAGGCACAACCCTTCTCTTCCCTTTTGATCCTTTAGATGACTTCCATGACATCTACGGTAGGGAAAATCCTTACTAGGGTCAAGTGTTGTTTCTGGCTGAGGAAACGGAAAAACTCTAGTCATTGCTTCCCTTTTTGCCCTGTTTGTCTGCATATATAACATCTATCCATTCCCTTCAAGCATTCCTCTGCGGCTAGATCCCATCTAGCTAGCAATTATTTCAACAAACAAACACAGATTGTCAAAATATACTTTATCTATCATAATgtaaataaaacatatttacaagaaagtagttttaattaaaatctataaacaGAAATAGTGTGCATCTCCCTATACTTTTGGggcttttcctttccttttgtCCTCTTTTCTCGTCTGAGGGAAGTTCCATTTGTAATGACCAGATTCTCTGCAATGGTAGCACACATTCGTTCCTCCATAGCAGCGCCCAAAGTGATACCTCCTAAAGTTCGAACACCATGGCCTTTGGGTACTCGCTATGGATTCTTTGGAAATGTGAACCTCTTCCTTTATAGGTTCCATCTTTGTCTTTTGCTTCCCGAAATTGGTCTTActtattttcttattaaaaaCCCCCAAGGAGAACTTCTAACTTCTTTCTCTCCTTTCCTCGAGTTTTGTTTCTGTTGACCCTTCTAGACTAGCCTCCACCCATAGCGTCATTTCCACTAACTTTCGAAATTCTCATCTATCGACACTGGCAGTTACGTGTGTTATATCTCGGCTTGCAGCCCCCCTTCGAATCTTCTGCATCTTTCATCTTCGCCTTGAATTATGCTGGTGGCATATTTGCTAAGTTCTATATACTTCTGTTCATACTCGGCTACCATTAATGAGCCTTGCATGAGAtccataaatttattttgctttGCATCGCGAAATGTTTGGGGATAGAATTGTTCATGGAAGGCGTTATCAAATTCCTCCCAAGTAATTTCCTCCCTTACTCTTCTATTACTCTCAAATATCCACCACCAATCCTCAGCTCTTTGTTGAAATAGAAAGGTGGCTAGTGCTACCTTCCTATCTTTAGGGCATCGCATTACCCTGAAACTTTTTTCCACTGTCACGAACAAAGATTTTGCATCTATTGGGTTCGTTGTTCCCTCAAAGGTTGGGGCTCCTAATGTCTTCAACCATTCAATGCAAAAATGCTTCTCGAAGTCTACTAACACCACTCATAGACTTTCTGCCAAATACCGAGCAAACTTCCCTAGCAATTACTCATCACCTCTTGCTTCTGCTTACTGATAACTTGACCCACCTTGGTCTCCTCCATTTCTTTTGAGGTAGCATCTTGAGTCTCTACAATTTGCTTGTGCAGTCTACCACGAAGCATgattactataatatatcacACATTAGACATATTATAGTATCACCATGCTTCAACCTAATttatgatggaacacgagacatacacagcgaaataagaatttaattacactctaattgcttttaatttataggaaaaaagcatgcaattgaaggaaaaaacaataaattagaaaattacctttaaagctcccgaaaaccgcttttcctcactaaatctcgacccgaactcttctgaacaaccactagagttgacctactatcctctggactcagaaccgggttgtgggacccgatggatgaagaacccgagagagagaaagagatggaaaaagaaatggattttcttttggtttgggttttttttttttttttttttgaacttcactcaaagaaaatagttttttttagcccaaattttgaaaactattttggcaaaaatggcaaaaagtTTTTTCTCCCAAATtgaaagcccatatttatagaaaaaggccatgcaaaaattgcatgaaatcaattcataaaaacctaacacctagaatccactatctaagtgggctttaatgtctccactataagtcaACACCTAGTCCACTATTTTGTtggtggaattatccaacaaaagtttggatttttccactaactttagtcaaagggcaaaatagtcatttttgtCAATGTCAAACTTTgacaaaaaagtcaacatttttgactttttatgatttttttcgtattgactaattttgacctccgaGCATAAATCCGTTTTCTcgaattcaaatcacatttgaatataagattgGTTCAAAGTTGACTTTTTCAAAGTCAAGAGTCAACTCTTtcactttttacatctttgaccatttccattatttccgatttgtcgaatatgaacgtattcatattcttgatatttaaatattaaagtttgtatctctaaactgaaaacccgaccactagatcacatatacttgtcggtttctctctcttcacctaatttgaacaattctaATTCGAacaagtctcccactgcttcggcagagacaacctctcctgttccaaccttcAGGGggatctcgccttcttcaagctttttctaGGAATTAGTTTCCTAAAAAGAGagacaaatatgattagtggctcctgaatccaatatccaggttgaggtatcatactccattaaacatgtttcagtaactagtaaatcatatttaccttgtgcttctttcgaggtAGGGGCCTGAGAACATTCcccagttaagacaaatctcaggtcatctattactagtattGAATTCAGATTtattttccatgttgagtagttgTCACAGTTAAGTTTTGCATAAGCTAATAGTtgaactaaagagctagtcatgcagaaaagaaaaatatatcctttttagtaaaagcatcttttaaatccaatcaagtttagcaaaaaaaaaaaaaaaaaactaactgattatgtacccttcattattttattttgcaacgatatttcaatggtttagaataacctccaccgaggggtgatcgactattccttcattgaaccaagactatcttgactagatactatcagcagaataactcttattcttatagtaACTCaattatcgctactttggtcaagaatttactaacacttagtaattcttgtaagtgtgaccctccattttcagacctcaaagatcggaatcattatgctcccgaagttggaaagacaagaatgaaaatggacctgagagaccctatcaatttctagagttcgcggaGTTCCAAATCCTATAATATAGGcctccgattggtaaggttGCTCCATGGCAGACATTAAGGTGCAttatagaaatctcacggtgcgacctaaaGGAAGAGatcgtaggatgtgttgacacacttccttctcccacttactatgaacaacttcccctattcaccttggtattgactcatgcaaacactccgAATGGAGTCCACTCCTAgggcggcccaaagccaagcatgaatctcacggtgtgaactcttagggacattaaagctaaaagtacattacttctcttcagctgaagtgttctagacggttagggtgtaaaatacttagcgatacatttcggctaactaaacatatcctaagtctaagtgattcatccgagtataacttttatactggatttttaacctacgatgtctaggcgataaacaaattttattacctcacaccactcacgcatgctcataaaaccaatttaacctaactcagacgctagctcgatctccaggtagtaggtgttccatGAACTGTCAACCTAAAAACCTTttaccttagtcatcttatctgactttttgccaagatcttgtcgGGTGAGTTTTttgtaacttcggttttacaagatatcgacctattttctatgaaaattgggatttcttgatggttaaccctaagtgagcatgcatcttatctttgttatagattttagaagtctaggttattttataacaattataaaataaattataacaattataaccctagagcattcatctataacatgcttccttcaatcaaacatgctttaatataacacttatattaaaactaagcatgcatagtatatattttataacactttataagatataacaaattgCATTCACATGctttttcctatggtgggttttaaaaactataatgggcatactatatgcacacataatcaaacaacaattATACATCACATGATAATAGTTAAACAACATTAAAGTATTGGGttaattaaagcatgctttgATACCCATGATGAATAGGaggacatacgcagcggaataaggattctaattacactctaatttgcttttaatttaaaggaaaaaaaacatgcaatttgaaggaaaaaaacaattaaattagaaaattacctTAAAGCTCCCGAAGACCACTTTTTCCTCATAATCTGACCAGAACTCTTctgaccaccactagagtttgaCCTACTAATCCTCTGAACTCCAGAACGGGTTGTTGGTTGAACCGATGGATGGACCAGGTGAGAGGAGAAGatggaaaaaagaaattggatttctttggtttgggtttttttttttttatttatttttttttttgttcacttaaaagaaaatagttttttttagcaattttgatttttttgcaAATGGCAAagtttttctccaaatttgaaAGGCctaatatttatagaaaaaggtcAATGcaaaaaattgcatgaaatcaattcataaaaacccaacacctagaatccacgatctaagtgggcttaatgtcacCACATTaaaccaacacctagcccactattttgttagtagaattatccaacaagtttggattttcccactaactttagtcaaagggaaaatagtcattttgtcaatgtCGAACTCTTACcaaaaagtcaatattttgactttttatgatttttttcgttgttgataattttgacctccccGAGCATGAATACACATTCatttttctcgaaattcaaatcacgtTTGAAATATaaggttggtcaaagtttgacttttcaaagtcaaaagtcaactctttcactttttacatctttgaccattttcattatttttcgaagcttccgaatatgaacatattcatattcttgaatatttaaaatcacatttaaatattaaagatgtatctctaaactgaaaacctgaccaactatatcacatatacttgtcggttctctcttttcacctaattcgaacaattcgaattattatatcatactattctaagtttattccatatgaactagtaggggaaactaatggacctatagatcatgggctccaacgatcagagattagctagctaaatctttagacggagctaatcaacattcgttaaacTAATGGGTCATTTCACTATAGtcctcgtagttgcactcccgtcactatagatatatttttccatttgatataaccatgattagtaagctaatccttcacaggttgttcgtagtctcggctgggtcataaaaatcgttttacccccgagactacatcttattccttaagttccattgattctctaatgaacaattgatttaaggtccaacctataaatcgaatccctctcgggccaaggagaggatggggtcccttgttcaagacctggatacagtactaaagggaacaacctatctactatacctacaacgggtaggagtgaatttcgtcttgcaccctatgttcccaactatctacctgatCGTActcctgaaatgagaggcttattgggccagcgataatgagctgccctaacctatgtagatctaaggataatttcgagtgaacatgagttcatagttagctcaggattaagaataagttacctaggtcatcaattaacgaaatagttaggtcatcaattaacgaaatagtcagttttatacataaaacggcatttagaacgtaaaaagtaactatttcatggttcagtcttatgcaaactctttacatatgatgccccactttcatgtcttcaca comes from the Benincasa hispida cultivar B227 chromosome 5, ASM972705v1, whole genome shotgun sequence genome and includes:
- the LOC120077283 gene encoding uncharacterized protein LOC120077283 → MLRGRLHKQIVETQDATSKEMEETKVGQVISKQKQETLGAPTFEGTTNPIDAKSLFVTVEKSFRVMRCPKDRKVALATFLFQQRAEDWWWIFESNRRVREEITWEEFDNAFHEQFYPQTFRDAKQNKFMDLMQGSLMVAEYEQKYIELSKYATSIIQGEDERCRRFEGGLQAEI